The following is a genomic window from Verrucomicrobiota bacterium.
CCCGTTGTTTAACAAAACGGTAAGATTCCAGTCCCAGACCGACTTCCTCCAGTAACTCGCGGGCTAAGGCCTGTTCCGGGGTCTCCTTCCTCTTCTGGCCCCCCTGCGGGAACTGCCAGCCTCCCGGTACATCCGAACGTTCGCCGACCAGGATTTTACCGTCAGACCGCCGGATGATGGCCGCAACGTTGGGGCGATAACGCAGGTCGCTCATATTTCATATTCAATCTCAATGCTTGAACAGGTCACGCAGCGATTTGGCCGTGTCTTTTAATCGGTTTTTAAGGTCGCGCCCCAGCCTGTCTTCCACTGCGGCCAGGACACGTTTGCTCAGGTCTTCCTTGGGTTCCTGGACCGTGCCCGACAAGCGGACCACCGTCCAGTTCAAGCCGTTTCGTTGTTCGGTAAAAACGGCTTCCAGCGAACCCGGCACCCAATAATCCAAAAGCTCGGGCTTCAAACCGACTTGCAACACCCCCTGCACCTGGTCGCCTTTCACTTCGATCGTTCCCAGCACCCTGATCGTGTCGCGATATGCCGCATTGAGATTGGTCAGTAGAAAATTGTGGTTCGAGTAAAGCACATGACCCGCCGCGGAATCGAAACTGGCGCTGCCTAAAGGAGCCGAACCCGTCAGGTACCGCAGGCCGCCGAGATAATGACTGAAATCGTAGCGCACCTGGTTCGCCTGAAAGTCACCTTGAATGGTGCCTCGTTCAAAGTGGTTCAGGGCTCCCTGGAAGGTTAGGTCCCCAGTCACGACCCCATCCAGTTTTTCTTTGTTGAGCGGCAAACCGGTCACTGAAATATTGGCCAGCTTGGCATGGAGGTCAGCGCTCAGTTCCCGATTCAACTGGATCTCACCCTGGATGGTGGCGGTTCCGCCGCCGGGAGACGCCAGTTCAAGATCCCGGATCTGGAGGCGCCGCGAGCTAAGGCCGGCTTGTGCCTTTAACAACTGTGCCGCAGGAAACCGGTCGCTGTGGATCGTGCCCCCCTCGATTGTAAACTCCCAAGCTTTCGGGCCGGTCTTAACCGCCAGAATGCCCACATTAGTCAGGCTGCCTTTGGTCCCGTGCCGGGACTCGTAAGCCAAAGAGGCATGCTGGATCGTTATCTTCTGGACGCTGAAGTGGATCCGGAATCGCAGGCTCGGTTTCGAAGAAGGCGGTGCCACCGGTTTGGACTGAGTGGCAGCCTTGGCCGGAAGAAACTGAACCTCTGCTTGTTCCGCGCTCGCCGAATCGAGGACGATCTGGCCCGTGAACAGCTTCGGCCAATCAAGGTGCGCCGTTAAGCCGGTCAGGCGCACCGAACTGATTTTACTGCCGGGCTGGCCGGTCGCCTTAAACCCGCCGCTGCGAACGGTTGCACCGGTCCAATCAAGAGATTCAAAACTGCCTTCAGCCTCCAACGACCGGCTCACGCGCTGGCCGAGCCATAAACGGAAAGCGTCGCTCCGGATGAACACGCCTAAGCCAACCCAAAAGCCGGCCAGCAGAATAATGATCAGGGAAAAAATGAGGACAAGTCGCTTCACGAATTCTAAGACGGTGGGAGATAGCCTTGGTTATGGCTACGCAATTTTCTCTCGAGGTGAACCATTGAAGGGTGAGCAATGGACGATGGGCAACGGTTAATGATCAATGATCAAACGCGAATGATCAATCCCCGGACATTCTGTTCCTTAAGGGGAGAAGCGAAATGCGCGGGAGGAATTCATCCCCGGCTTCCGCTCTCGTAGGCGTTTAAACATAGAGGATTGATCATCCGCGTCGGATAGTGTTCATTTGAACATAGTGGCGCCTCCAAAAATTGTTGAGCTCCGTCAGGTTCTCGCCCGGCGTTTTCCCCCGCAAACCGTGCCCCCCGCCAGCCTTGCGGCCACGGGATTACCCAGCCTCGACCAAATCCTCGGGGGCGGCCTCCTGCGCGGGGCCGTTACACAAATCATTGCCCCCCTGCCCAGCACCGGGGCGACGTTGTTTCTGCAGGAATTGATCCACGCCCTCCGGGCGCAGGCGCAACTGGTGGCCCTGGTCGACGGCGCGGACTGCTTTGAACCCGTCTCAGCCGCAGATCACCTGCTTTGGGTGCGCTGCCGTTATGCGCTGGAAGCGGTCAAAGCCGCCGATTTGCTGCTCCGTGACGGTAATATTCCGGTTACCATCCTGGACCTTAAACAGAATCGGGAGGCTGAGCTGCGGAAAATACCCGGCCAGACCTGGTACCGGCTACAACGCGTGGCCGAAGAGGCGCAGACGACGCTTCTTCTGCTGACGCGTCATCCGCTGGCCTCGAGCGCGGCAATGAACCTGTACGTCCGGTCCGCACTCGTACATGACGATTTGTCCTCTTTTTCCTCCGCCCTGGTCGCGGCCCTATGTTTCCAGGCGCAACGGCGCAAGCCTTTTCAGGAACCGGCTTATGCAGAAATGTAGGAAGACGGCCTCGTTTGCCGTCATTTACGTTCCCGAGTACCGGTTACAATGCGCGTTGCTGGGGCGGATGTTCAGCCGCGCTTTTGCGGGCAAAAAATCGGCAGAAATCTTTTCCTTAAGCGGAGAAACATTTGCCGGGTGCCCGGAAACTGAATCTCAGGTTGAAATGTACGAGCGGGTGCCGGCGGCTTTGCTGGACGGCGACGGCAAACGCGTCGTTGAGCTTAATGCACCGGCGGAAGCGGCCGGTATCCCCCTGTACGCCGGCACGGGTCTGGCGGTTGCGCGCGTTCCTGCACTGCTTTGCTTACCTCGAATGTTTTCCTGGGAAACCCGGCTCCAGGACGCACTCCTGCAGCTTGCTTACCGGCATTCGCCCCTCCTGCAAAACACAGCTCCGGGCGTCTGCACGCTGGATTTGAGGATGCGGCGTGATGCTGATCACGCGCTTTGGTTACGGGATTTGCTCAGCCGGTTACGACAACTGGGCCTTAAAGCCAAAGCGGGTCTGGGCGCCAACCCTGAAGTGGCGCTGCAGGCCGCCAGGATCGCCGATCCGCTTCTGGAGATCACCGGCGACCGGGATTCCCTGCAGGCGTTACCCGTTGAGTGCCTGCAACCTTCCCCTGAGGTGGTGCAAATTCTGCGCGACTGGGGCGTGCACACCGTCAGTGGGCTGCTGCGGTTGCCACGAGAAGCTGCCGGCCGGCGTTTGGGGACGGAGGGGCTGTCCTTGTGGGATCGCGCCGCCGGCCGCTCCCCTCAGGTGCTGCGGTATGTACGCCCTTCGGAACGCTTCCTTGAATCGGTCGAACTCGAATACCGGGTGGAAACGCTGGAGCCATTGTTGTTCCTGCTCCGGCGATTTCTCGAGCGCCTCTGTATCCGGATCACCGCCGCGTACCGTTTGGTGTCCGGGTTGCACCTCAGGTTGAACCTTGAAGGTCAGGATCCGCTGGTGCGCACCTTGCAAATTCCCGCCCCTACCGTTGAAGTGGAGGCGCTTTTCCGCATTACTTCACAATACCTCGAAACCGTCCGGACCACCGCCCCCATTCTGGGGTTTGAACTTGAAGCCAAGCCGGGCGACCCCGGCAACCACCAGTTTGATCTCTACCGGGGCGGTCTCAAGGAGCCGAACCGTTTTTTCCAGACCCTGGCTCGTTTGGCGGCCCTGATCGGCAATGACCGGGTAGGAATCCCGGAACCGGTTGATACTTACCGCCCGGACAGCGTGCGCCTGCGCTGGCCGGACGGAGGGTGGATTCCCTCGTTCTCGCGGAACGAGGAGAACCAGGAACCGGCGCCGCGCATCGGCGCCGCCTTTAGACGATGCCGTCCCGGGGTGCCGGCCGCCGTCCGGTTAGAGGATGGACGTCCGGTCTACATCCAGAGTTCCCTGGCGACCGGTCACATTCAGGAAGTGGGCGGTCCCTGGAAGCTTTCCGGTGATTGGTGGGACCGGTCCTTTTGGGCGGCGGAGGAATGGGACGTACAGCTCCAAAAAGGCGCCCTGTACCGGTTAGCTCAGGAGGGTGATCAATGGCAGGTAGTCGGCATTTATGACTGACACGGATACGAGTTAAAAACGTTTGGTAAAAACTAACTGCGCGGGTTGTCTTACTCCGAAAAAGGTTCCTGCCATGAATTATGTCGAACTGCACGCGCGCAGCGCCTTCAGTTTTCTACGGGGCAGCTCTTCACCCGAACACCTGGCCTTTGTTGCCGCCCAGGTCGAGTTAGCTGCCCTGGCGCTATGCGATCGGGACGGCGTTTTTGGCGCGCCCCGGTTCTACACCGCCGCCAGGGAGGCCGGGATTCGTCCGTTGGTGGGCAGCGAACTTACGATGGAGGACGGCACCGTACTGCCGGTGCTGGTACGTTCCCGGCAGGGCTACCAAAACCTTTGCCGCCTGCTCTCACGCGCCAAGCTTCGTTCGCCCAAGCATGCAAGCGCTATCTGCTGGTCTGAACTCCCTGAATTTGCCGAGGGCCTTCTGGTCCTTACCGGTGATCAGGAGGGGCCTCTGCTCCGCGCTTTGCGAGCCGGCGAATTTGACCTTGCCCGGACGCGGCTGGTCTGGTTACGCGAAGTTTTTGGCCGGGACAGCGTTTTCGTCGAGATTCAACGTCACGCGCGCCGGGACGAACATTGGTTGAACCTCCGGCTGGTTGAACTGGCCGAACGCCACGGCGCCCACCTGGTGGCCACCAACGGCGTGCTTTACGCGACGCCGGACCGCCGGCTGGTCCTGGATGTCTTCACCTGCGCACGGCACCACACTCACCTTGACGCAGCCGGGCGTCGTCTGGAACCGAACGCCGAACGCCAGCTCAAATCTCCCGCCCAAATGCACCGGCTCTTCGCCGACCTGCCCACCGCTTTGACCAACACGAAAGTCATTGCCGGCGAAATTGAGTTCACGTTGGAAAACCTCGGCTACCAATTTCCGCGTTTTAACGTGCCTCCAGGCCAGACCATGGACGGTTACCTGGACCAGGTTACCTGGCAAGGTGCGCGCGAGCGCTACGGCAAGGCCATCCCGGCCAAGGCCCGGCGGCAGCTCGAGCGGGAGCTAAAACTGATTCATCAACTCGGTTTTTCAGGTTATTTTCTCGTCGTTTGGGATCTGGTCCGGTTTTGCAACCGGGCCGGCATCATGGTCCAGGGCCGAGGCAGCGCCGCTAACAGCGCAGTCTGCTACAGCCTCGGCATCACGGCGATTGACCCGGTCAGCAACAACTTGCTTTTCGAACGTTTTTTAAGTGAGGGCCGCAAAGGCTGGCCGGACATCGACCTGGATCTGCCGAGTGGCGACCGGCGCGAAACCGTCATCCAGGAGGTTTATCGCCGCTACGGCCGCTCAGGCGCGGCCATGACCGCAAACGTCATTACTTTTCGCGGCCGGAGCGCCATGCGCGAGGCCGGCAAGGCCCTGAACCTGCCCAAGGATATTATGGACCGGTTCTCGCGCCTGCACGCGCACGGCGATTTCCCGCACACGCTGGACGCGCGCGACCAACTGCGCCAGGCCGGTTTACCGCCGGACCAGCCTCGGGTAAACGCGCTGCTGGCCGTTTACCAGGCCATGCAGGGTCTGCCGCGCCACCTGGGCCAGCACTCGGGCGGCATGGTCATCTGTGAAGGCCAACTCGATTCCATCGTTCCGGTGGAGAATGCCTCCATGCCCGGGCGCACCGTCATTCAATGGGATAAAGAAGACTGCGAAGACCTGGGCATCGTAAAGGTTGACCTGCTCGGGCTTGGGATGCTGGCCGCCCTGCAGGATGCCGTCGAGATCTGCCGGCAACGGGGGCGGCCGGTAGACATTGCGACCATGCCCAAAGACGATGCGGCGACTTACGAAATGCTTTGCCGGGCCGATACCGTCGGCATCTTCCAGGTCGAAAGCCGTGCCCAGATGGCCACGCTGCCACGGATGAAGCCGCGCGAGTTTTACGATCTGGTCATCGAGGTTGCCATCATCCGGCCCGGTCCCATCCAGGGCCACCTGATGCATCCTTACCTGGCGCGCCGCGAAGGCGCGGAAGCGATCAGCTACCTTGATGCCCGGCTTAAACCGGTGCTGGAACGAACCCTCGGCGTGCCGCTTTTCCAGGAACAAATGCTCAAGATCGCCATGGTCATGGCCAACTTTTCCGGTCAGGAAGCTGAAGAACTCCGGCGTGCACTGAGTTCTTACCGTTCGCAGGAACGCATGCAGCGCGTCAAAGCCAAGTTGTGCAAGGCGTTGACGGCTAACCGCGTTGCGCCGGAGGTGATCGACAAAATCGTTGCCGCCATCACCTCGTTTGCCCTGTACGGTTTTCCCGAGTCGCACGCCATCAGCTTCGCCCTGATCGCCTATGCCAGTGCATGGTTAAAAGTGCATCGTCCCGCAGAATTCTATACGGGGCTGCTGAACAACCAACCAATGGGTTTTTACGCACCGGCCACCTTGATCAAGGACGCGCAACGGCGCGGCTTAAAGGTCAGGCCGGTTTCGGTTGTCCACTCGGATTGGCTTTGCAAGGTGGAAGGAGATCAAGCCGTCCGGCTCGGATTTTGCCTGAGCCAGGGACTCCAGCACGAGCACATCGAGCAGATGGTGGCTGAACGTAACCGGGCCGCGTTCTCCAGCGTGCGGGATTTTCGCAGTCGCACACGGTTCGACCGGGACGAACTCCGGAACCTGGCCAAAGCCGGGGCACTTAACGGCCTGGCAGTTCATCGTCGAAA
Proteins encoded in this region:
- a CDS encoding error-prone DNA polymerase → MNYVELHARSAFSFLRGSSSPEHLAFVAAQVELAALALCDRDGVFGAPRFYTAAREAGIRPLVGSELTMEDGTVLPVLVRSRQGYQNLCRLLSRAKLRSPKHASAICWSELPEFAEGLLVLTGDQEGPLLRALRAGEFDLARTRLVWLREVFGRDSVFVEIQRHARRDEHWLNLRLVELAERHGAHLVATNGVLYATPDRRLVLDVFTCARHHTHLDAAGRRLEPNAERQLKSPAQMHRLFADLPTALTNTKVIAGEIEFTLENLGYQFPRFNVPPGQTMDGYLDQVTWQGARERYGKAIPAKARRQLERELKLIHQLGFSGYFLVVWDLVRFCNRAGIMVQGRGSAANSAVCYSLGITAIDPVSNNLLFERFLSEGRKGWPDIDLDLPSGDRRETVIQEVYRRYGRSGAAMTANVITFRGRSAMREAGKALNLPKDIMDRFSRLHAHGDFPHTLDARDQLRQAGLPPDQPRVNALLAVYQAMQGLPRHLGQHSGGMVICEGQLDSIVPVENASMPGRTVIQWDKEDCEDLGIVKVDLLGLGMLAALQDAVEICRQRGRPVDIATMPKDDAATYEMLCRADTVGIFQVESRAQMATLPRMKPREFYDLVIEVAIIRPGPIQGHLMHPYLARREGAEAISYLDARLKPVLERTLGVPLFQEQMLKIAMVMANFSGQEAEELRRALSSYRSQERMQRVKAKLCKALTANRVAPEVIDKIVAAITSFALYGFPESHAISFALIAYASAWLKVHRPAEFYTGLLNNQPMGFYAPATLIKDAQRRGLKVRPVSVVHSDWLCKVEGDQAVRLGFCLSQGLQHEHIEQMVAERNRAAFSSVRDFRSRTRFDRDELRNLAKAGALNGLAVHRRNALWLVEGAFHQNDLFSGQETATDSPLQVMAPAERLEADFATMRLTTGPHPMAYLRKMLGDTVWPSADLIHAADGSRLRVAGLAICRQRPGTAKGVVFISLEDETGIANVIVYPQLFERRRLVITQESFLLVEGILQTRSGTIHIRAETIERLPTFPLETAASHDFQ